One Paenibacillus riograndensis SBR5 DNA segment encodes these proteins:
- a CDS encoding vWA domain-containing protein, with the protein MLRTLFNHFKTAQKIMRPIVLLLLVLCISAAPFAGGTASAASPAPSHIDAVLLIDVSNSMNKSDKNNIAGEAMKMFIDMLSAQGDKVGIVAYTDKVQREKALLQIGSAADKQDLKDFIDGLDRGAYTDIAVGMEEAVKVLENGSDPGHEPMIVMLADGNNDLNEATGRTQSQSDQELDAAVETAKQKGYPVYTIGLNADGKLNKEILAGLSNKTSGKAFITDSADDLPQILSEIFADHLKLKVVPVQSITANGSYQEVTVNVPNSSVLEANISIMSAKPVTAKLTDPSGKEVAIPSDDVLLSKSSTYSLIKLLSPEQGDWKLQVKGVPKDKIDINLVFNYDLELKLDALQSKTYKKGDTVEISSHLYSNGAKVTLNNLYQDMKAVLLATDTDTGKVQELPMDNTGAVFKGSFEIAESHNYELKVRAEESSFYRESDVLTINAKTGAVATSTSKPAGAGGTEPAQDKSSSKTLYYIIGGIVLVLAAAVVLWLLRQKSNRGFVGQMVVEVLDGNTGEKTYPQYKKLAAFRGKFTLHQLLQLAPELKESEKLVFTPGKNDRLMLRGSEEISVERSGRVVDTARGLELKSGDRISVALQTVDKTILLEYLI; encoded by the coding sequence ATGCTTCGTACACTATTTAATCATTTTAAGACAGCCCAGAAGATAATGCGGCCTATAGTTCTGCTGCTGCTGGTATTGTGCATTTCGGCCGCGCCGTTTGCGGGCGGAACAGCAAGCGCAGCATCGCCCGCGCCCTCTCATATTGACGCTGTACTGCTGATTGATGTCAGCAACTCCATGAATAAGAGTGACAAGAACAATATCGCGGGTGAAGCGATGAAAATGTTCATAGATATGCTGTCGGCGCAAGGGGATAAGGTCGGAATTGTGGCCTACACCGACAAGGTCCAGCGGGAGAAGGCGCTGCTGCAGATTGGCTCTGCCGCCGACAAGCAGGATTTGAAGGACTTCATTGACGGCCTGGACCGGGGAGCCTATACGGATATCGCCGTCGGGATGGAAGAGGCCGTGAAGGTGCTGGAGAACGGCAGCGATCCGGGGCATGAGCCGATGATCGTGATGCTGGCGGACGGCAACAATGACCTTAATGAAGCAACCGGCCGTACACAGAGCCAGTCGGACCAGGAACTGGATGCAGCGGTCGAAACGGCCAAGCAGAAGGGGTATCCGGTCTACACGATCGGGCTGAACGCCGACGGCAAGCTGAACAAGGAAATTCTGGCCGGGCTGTCCAATAAAACGTCCGGCAAGGCGTTTATCACCGATTCGGCGGATGATCTGCCGCAGATTCTCAGTGAAATTTTTGCCGACCATTTGAAGCTGAAGGTTGTTCCGGTGCAGTCTATTACTGCGAACGGCAGCTACCAGGAGGTCACCGTCAATGTACCCAACAGCAGTGTGCTGGAGGCCAATATATCCATTATGTCGGCGAAGCCTGTTACCGCCAAGCTGACAGACCCGTCGGGCAAGGAAGTGGCCATACCGTCTGATGACGTGCTGCTCTCCAAGTCCAGCACGTACAGTCTGATCAAGCTGCTGTCGCCGGAGCAGGGGGACTGGAAGCTTCAGGTGAAAGGCGTGCCGAAGGACAAAATTGATATCAATCTTGTGTTCAACTATGATCTGGAGCTGAAGCTGGACGCGCTCCAGTCCAAGACTTACAAAAAGGGCGATACCGTTGAAATTTCCTCCCACCTGTACAGCAACGGGGCTAAGGTAACGCTCAACAACTTATATCAGGATATGAAGGCGGTGCTCCTCGCGACAGATACCGATACAGGGAAGGTGCAGGAGCTTCCGATGGATAACACCGGTGCGGTGTTCAAGGGCTCCTTTGAGATTGCGGAGAGCCATAATTATGAGCTGAAGGTGCGGGCGGAGGAGAGCAGCTTCTACCGCGAAAGCGATGTGCTTACGATCAATGCCAAGACGGGAGCGGTGGCCACAAGCACCAGCAAGCCAGCTGGAGCAGGGGGCACTGAGCCGGCACAGGATAAGTCTTCATCCAAAACTCTCTATTATATAATTGGCGGCATTGTGCTGGTATTGGCGGCGGCTGTGGTGTTGTGGCTGCTGCGCCAAAAATCAAACCGCGGCTTTGTCGGACAGATGGTAGTGGAAGTGCTGGACGGCAACACTGGCGAGAAGACCTATCCGCAGTACAAGAAGCTGGCGGCCTTCCGCGGCAAATTCACACTCCACCAGCTGCTGCAGCTGGCGCCGGAGCTGAAAGAGAGCGAGAAGCTTGTGTTCACTCCGGGCAAAAATGACCGCCTGATGCTGCGCGGCAGCGAAGAAATATCTGTTGAACGGTCCGGACGTGTGGTCGATACGGCACGGGGACTGGAGCTGAAAAGCGGCGACCGTATATCCGTGGCGCTGCAGACAGTAGACAAGACCATTTTACTTGAGTATTTGATATAA
- a CDS encoding tubulin-like doman-containing protein has product MKPVVREHIQQLDVSLGGGIVSDKIRVDTIDNPILIIGLGGTGIDALLRLKYQINRRFKLPEDPLSKKKRDKPDNVEFLAFETNEQDRGKKYKGIGLDPQNEFVLLANAEIGGLLQNRSILEPYITDWLSPELSITDGMNGAAGVRQAGRLLLFTKINQVVSAIDKKIKTLSVGTSKKLMVFLLTGLSGGTGSGSFLDIAYIVRGIIERDYGSAGIDRVNTLGYLFTPDVNLSNKSLSEHTREYIRKNGYAALKELDYWMNVDSRGERFRQQYGNILTVNSPLPPFNLCHLISATNTEGKLLENAYDYCMNVTAENITNFMASEEKQSGEEFAIHDYISNIRTNIAQMNKTYPANYEYNIIGASSAVLPIEEMTTYLAFRLFDKMDKMFQQAPGQEDVEKLARKLGIDLDSMIKTFESRVPEPLPGYENSERLNHSNVIKHQVVDMDTELEQNFLARAREEYIKSKKQLPGEITGRFGEELERIFLHPEQGPFYVSRLLYTEKGFCILKLIQSYIEALRESLLRLPRDIETAQDSAQEKLGDARSAFVSKEKKKNAYIEAKINEYWLHADVERTEQMIEFYEDLFELLNEENNRIYGVFTEILSALSTIFEKNGDILINGEEQADHKGNKTYYWNIVNVPDIASTISKVMDQKDGDDLIRDFTREMLKHSGRWVKEQEIDIVRSISEFLSDKFGDLITRSMEEFLVMKYGREEPLDKFVERIIAGRLDEDAVPIFHLSNSSGSLHFPSWGFVSVPVKAPGILKGIRNYQNNALGKSQFTIKESQVKNRIFWLNTRNGVPLFVYTPLRVYEENYERTILDKEGIGRHLVMTDKNNWTYLPSPIPEKSWGDTYVNNRVREYNARVRADFARALENGVIVEKGLDENTSSRFSVILTKPFDVDKMLSGYDLQLGNSRPNLGEVKKAADELKSLRASGLEREGAKDIFGSINKEMGQENLIRSPQLIARVREELAKYDALAAKAAELEGLLHQYLDEDKWIDQFIEALYTDTITKKGALYVYDRDEDEDAWEPFANLMKERSYVEYAVYRHFRGLDEKSRSVLLRKAARRAGEMTAAEDVTPLLYKLEGLYVSFLEARDSLEYERVEHADGDEMYSFYQSLTGKLGSIRRKLK; this is encoded by the coding sequence ATGAAACCGGTAGTAAGAGAACATATTCAACAGCTCGACGTATCGCTGGGCGGAGGAATCGTCAGCGACAAAATCAGAGTAGACACCATTGACAACCCGATCCTCATTATCGGCCTGGGCGGCACGGGCATCGATGCCCTGCTGCGGCTGAAATACCAGATTAACCGCCGCTTTAAGCTGCCTGAAGATCCGTTGTCCAAGAAGAAGCGGGATAAGCCGGACAACGTGGAGTTCCTGGCGTTTGAGACCAATGAGCAGGACCGCGGCAAAAAATACAAGGGCATCGGCCTCGACCCGCAGAATGAATTCGTGCTGCTGGCCAATGCCGAGATCGGCGGACTTCTGCAGAACCGCAGCATTCTTGAACCGTACATTACAGACTGGCTGTCGCCGGAGCTGAGCATAACCGATGGCATGAACGGGGCTGCCGGGGTGCGCCAGGCCGGACGGCTGCTGCTGTTCACGAAGATCAATCAGGTTGTGTCGGCGATCGACAAGAAGATTAAGACCCTTTCTGTAGGCACCAGCAAAAAGCTGATGGTATTCCTGCTTACCGGCTTGTCCGGGGGAACGGGCAGCGGTTCGTTTCTGGATATCGCTTATATCGTGCGCGGAATTATTGAACGCGACTACGGCTCTGCAGGCATCGACCGTGTGAATACGCTCGGCTATTTGTTCACGCCGGATGTGAACCTGTCGAACAAAAGCCTCAGCGAGCATACCCGTGAATATATCCGCAAGAACGGCTATGCAGCGCTCAAGGAACTGGATTACTGGATGAACGTCGACAGCCGGGGCGAGCGGTTCCGCCAGCAGTACGGCAATATTTTGACGGTGAATTCACCGCTGCCTCCGTTCAACCTGTGCCATCTGATCTCTGCGACCAATACCGAAGGCAAGCTGCTGGAGAACGCCTATGACTACTGCATGAATGTAACGGCGGAGAATATTACGAACTTCATGGCCAGCGAGGAAAAGCAGTCGGGCGAGGAATTCGCGATCCACGACTATATCAGCAACATCCGTACGAACATTGCGCAGATGAACAAGACGTATCCTGCCAATTATGAATACAACATTATCGGGGCTTCTTCTGCGGTGCTGCCGATTGAGGAAATGACGACATATCTGGCATTCCGCCTGTTCGACAAGATGGACAAAATGTTCCAGCAGGCACCAGGGCAGGAGGATGTGGAAAAGCTCGCGCGCAAGCTGGGCATCGATCTCGACAGCATGATCAAAACCTTCGAGTCCCGTGTCCCGGAGCCGCTGCCCGGCTATGAGAACAGCGAGCGCCTGAACCACAGCAATGTCATCAAACACCAGGTGGTGGATATGGACACGGAGCTGGAGCAGAACTTTCTGGCCCGTGCCCGCGAGGAATATATCAAGTCCAAGAAGCAGCTCCCCGGAGAAATCACCGGACGTTTCGGAGAAGAACTGGAGCGTATCTTCCTGCATCCTGAGCAGGGTCCGTTCTATGTATCACGGCTGCTCTATACCGAAAAAGGCTTCTGTATTCTGAAGCTGATCCAGTCCTATATCGAAGCGCTGCGCGAGAGCCTGCTGCGGCTGCCGCGTGATATCGAGACGGCGCAGGACAGTGCGCAGGAGAAGCTGGGCGATGCGCGGAGCGCTTTTGTCTCCAAGGAAAAGAAGAAAAACGCCTATATTGAAGCCAAAATCAATGAATACTGGCTGCACGCCGATGTGGAGCGCACCGAGCAGATGATTGAATTCTATGAAGATCTGTTTGAGCTGCTGAATGAAGAGAACAACCGGATTTATGGGGTGTTTACCGAGATTCTCAGCGCGCTCAGCACGATCTTTGAGAAGAACGGCGATATCCTGATCAACGGTGAGGAGCAGGCCGACCACAAGGGCAACAAAACCTACTATTGGAATATCGTCAATGTGCCGGACATTGCCTCAACCATCTCCAAGGTGATGGACCAGAAGGATGGCGACGATCTGATCCGCGACTTCACGCGGGAGATGCTGAAACATTCCGGGCGCTGGGTCAAGGAGCAGGAAATCGACATTGTGCGCTCCATCTCAGAATTCCTGAGCGATAAGTTCGGCGACCTGATTACCCGTTCCATGGAGGAATTCCTGGTAATGAAATACGGCCGCGAGGAGCCGCTGGATAAATTCGTGGAACGGATTATCGCCGGACGCCTGGATGAGGATGCCGTGCCGATTTTTCACCTGAGCAACAGCTCCGGCAGTCTGCACTTCCCGTCCTGGGGGTTTGTCTCTGTGCCGGTCAAGGCGCCGGGCATCCTGAAGGGAATCCGCAATTACCAGAACAACGCGCTGGGCAAATCGCAGTTTACCATCAAGGAGAGCCAGGTCAAAAACCGGATTTTCTGGCTGAATACGCGCAATGGGGTGCCGCTGTTCGTATATACGCCGCTGCGGGTGTACGAAGAGAATTATGAGCGGACCATCCTTGATAAGGAAGGAATCGGACGCCATCTGGTGATGACCGACAAGAATAACTGGACGTATCTGCCTTCGCCGATTCCGGAAAAATCCTGGGGCGATACCTACGTCAACAACCGTGTCCGCGAGTACAATGCGAGAGTGCGGGCTGATTTTGCCAGAGCGCTGGAGAATGGGGTTATTGTCGAGAAAGGCCTCGACGAAAATACGAGCAGCCGTTTCTCGGTCATCCTCACCAAGCCGTTTGATGTGGATAAAATGCTCAGCGGCTATGACCTGCAGCTTGGGAATTCGCGCCCAAATCTGGGTGAAGTGAAAAAAGCGGCTGACGAGCTGAAGTCGCTGCGCGCAAGCGGACTGGAACGTGAAGGGGCTAAGGACATTTTTGGCAGCATTAACAAAGAGATGGGGCAGGAAAATCTGATCCGTTCGCCGCAGCTGATCGCGCGGGTCCGCGAGGAATTGGCCAAATATGACGCCCTGGCAGCCAAAGCGGCTGAACTGGAAGGGCTGCTTCATCAATATCTTGACGAAGACAAGTGGATCGACCAGTTTATTGAGGCGCTGTACACCGATACCATCACCAAAAAAGGTGCGCTGTATGTCTATGACCGCGACGAGGACGAGGATGCTTGGGAGCCGTTCGCCAACTTAATGAAGGAACGGAGCTATGTGGAGTACGCCGTCTACCGGCATTTCCGCGGGCTGGATGAGAAAAGCCGCAGTGTTCTGCTGCGCAAAGCAGCGCGCCGTGCCGGGGAAATGACAGCCGCCGAGGATGTCACCCCCCTGCTGTATAAGCTGGAAGGATTGTATGTCTCCTTCCTGGAAGCGCGCGACAGTCTGGAATACGAGCGGGTAGAACATGCGGACGGCGATGAAATGTACAGCTTCTATCAGAGCCTGACCGGCAAGCTTGGCAGCATCCGCAGAAAGCTGAAGTAA
- a CDS encoding FtsZ/tubulin family protein — translation MIKAQALTYAEQYAAQEEAQRSKGDGRSSIHYPALFLFLGDKVASAIGPVLDGCERKWDNAGGIMALHAASAGSEQAGDGSQPQPEYAGSRNRAQAEGSRRERVLGMALPETAGRDPRTVRQDLYREFHEDSRFLSGMNRSLRRLSNSIADYGRLYSSFDVIHLSIITRVDDPLNVLLPEVALLARAVLSQSFKSVQTDLYVLINEREQGDNFGYSSSVGLAFLRELDGMQQSDYTLSAPLLVTEDGLSIPVAHGPSALFDLVYLLSDKNERGMMSPHGMDDNYEIIAHISLLKNRVRPATDTATGHGGYNNMTFKSGIRGSSGRQGYASAGFSAVRRPNRQIALAVLYHAFHYLAAKLQEGGALSLRERQALLGLSTDSLRERAAALLPDEAGLEEMTGLMSHGRPSYSELKPLSLREAETLLFGDGGQAYFRSNFAEVSARRVADTDPAREWAAVLAAQEKAVPPLTFYQLAEWTAEQPGGGSVLHALRQHMAGLRAAIASAQEELEQLYAESVERQPFQRVPLLDKRTVRNFIHYLFAQVYSRKYELLRMESELALCLRYDAALEQLHAESKAKVQTMEALEEELHSLALASIGRTSETVDQNIMEYYRNVAEEVMRDIEARRGPGIFFSDRFLGSVSELLRQGGAVVAERLIELCRRELLAAEAFALPFEEELLRRANVAAAYDNREIVSREELFKRLYRSLEDEACINVRLFEYTQEHRHEEKYFFGDSSSEFLRYAFGADETTRIYRLGFVHEQRRSGIEKLNLMGGFHLEDLLYYRNGKVYYETYATSGYRLHGIAEEQLPELR, via the coding sequence ATGATCAAAGCACAGGCATTAACCTATGCAGAACAATATGCGGCGCAGGAAGAAGCGCAGCGGAGCAAAGGGGACGGGCGCAGCAGCATCCATTATCCCGCTCTGTTCCTGTTCCTGGGCGACAAGGTGGCTTCGGCCATCGGTCCGGTGCTGGACGGCTGCGAGCGGAAATGGGACAATGCGGGCGGGATTATGGCGCTGCATGCCGCGTCCGCCGGATCAGAGCAGGCTGGCGATGGAAGCCAGCCACAGCCTGAGTACGCCGGCAGCAGGAACCGGGCGCAGGCCGAGGGCAGCAGAAGAGAGCGGGTCCTGGGGATGGCCTTGCCGGAAACGGCGGGCCGCGATCCCCGTACAGTCCGTCAGGACCTCTACCGCGAGTTCCACGAAGACAGCCGGTTTCTGTCCGGGATGAACCGCAGCCTGCGGCGTTTAAGCAACAGCATCGCGGATTATGGACGGCTGTACTCCTCTTTTGACGTTATCCATCTCTCCATCATTACGCGGGTCGATGACCCGCTTAATGTGCTGCTGCCGGAGGTTGCCCTGCTGGCCCGGGCCGTTCTCAGCCAGTCGTTCAAGTCGGTGCAGACCGACCTGTATGTGCTGATCAATGAGCGGGAGCAGGGGGACAACTTCGGTTACTCCAGCTCGGTTGGGCTGGCTTTTCTGCGTGAGCTGGACGGGATGCAGCAATCGGATTACACCCTCAGCGCTCCGCTGCTGGTCACGGAAGACGGGCTGTCCATCCCGGTGGCCCACGGGCCTTCTGCACTGTTTGATCTTGTCTATCTGCTCTCGGACAAAAACGAACGGGGCATGATGTCACCTCATGGCATGGACGACAACTATGAGATTATCGCCCACATCAGCCTGCTCAAGAACCGCGTCCGCCCGGCAACAGATACGGCTACCGGACACGGCGGCTACAATAATATGACCTTCAAAAGCGGCATCCGGGGCAGCTCGGGCAGGCAGGGCTACGCATCCGCCGGCTTCTCGGCGGTGCGCCGGCCGAACCGGCAAATCGCCCTTGCGGTGCTGTATCATGCCTTTCATTATCTGGCTGCGAAGCTGCAGGAGGGCGGGGCGCTCAGCCTGCGCGAGCGGCAGGCGCTGCTTGGCCTGAGCACCGATTCCCTGCGTGAACGGGCCGCGGCGCTGCTGCCGGATGAAGCGGGGCTTGAAGAGATGACCGGGCTGATGAGCCACGGCCGGCCCTCCTACAGCGAGCTGAAGCCGCTGTCGCTGCGCGAAGCCGAAACGCTGCTGTTCGGAGACGGCGGGCAGGCCTATTTCCGCAGCAATTTTGCGGAGGTGTCCGCCAGAAGGGTGGCGGACACCGACCCTGCCCGCGAGTGGGCCGCTGTGCTGGCGGCCCAGGAGAAGGCGGTTCCGCCGCTGACGTTCTACCAGCTGGCGGAATGGACCGCCGAGCAGCCTGGCGGCGGCAGTGTGCTGCATGCGCTGCGCCAGCATATGGCCGGGCTGCGCGCGGCGATTGCCTCCGCGCAGGAGGAGCTGGAGCAGCTCTACGCGGAGAGCGTGGAGCGCCAGCCGTTCCAGCGCGTGCCGCTGCTGGACAAACGGACCGTGCGCAATTTCATTCATTATTTATTTGCGCAGGTGTACAGCAGAAAATATGAGCTGCTGCGCATGGAGAGCGAGCTTGCGCTGTGTCTGCGCTACGACGCGGCGCTGGAGCAGCTGCACGCGGAGAGCAAAGCCAAGGTGCAGACCATGGAAGCGCTGGAGGAGGAACTGCACAGTCTGGCGCTTGCCAGCATCGGACGTACCAGCGAGACGGTGGACCAGAACATTATGGAGTATTACCGGAACGTCGCGGAAGAGGTTATGCGTGATATTGAAGCGCGGCGCGGCCCGGGCATCTTCTTCAGCGACCGGTTCCTGGGGAGCGTCTCAGAGCTGCTCCGCCAGGGAGGCGCTGTGGTAGCTGAACGGCTGATTGAGCTGTGCCGCCGGGAGTTGCTGGCGGCCGAGGCGTTCGCGCTGCCTTTCGAGGAAGAGCTGCTGCGGCGCGCCAATGTTGCGGCCGCTTACGACAACCGCGAAATTGTCTCGCGGGAGGAGCTGTTCAAGCGGCTCTACCGCAGCCTGGAGGACGAAGCCTGCATCAACGTCCGCCTCTTCGAATACACGCAGGAGCACCGCCATGAGGAGAAATATTTCTTCGGCGACAGCAGCTCCGAATTCCTGCGTTATGCCTTTGGTGCCGATGAGACGACACGCATCTACCGCCTCGGCTTCGTACATGAGCAGCGCAGAAGCGGCATTGAGAAGCTGAACCTGATGGGCGGCTTCCATCTGGAGGATCTGCTCTACTACCGCAACGGCAAGGTCTACTATGAGACCTACGCCACCAGCGGCTACCGGCTGCACGGCATCGCCGAGGAACAGCTGCCGGAGCTGCGGTAG
- a CDS encoding vWA domain-containing protein, producing MQRKINLLLLLFSLLGGGAAFVLGELLLDQRPYDLPSIVLVGIYFAIVALGVGLGCLLAEMISPKLNGLSWKQRYLGFSWKMLPLTLVLLFAVGSVMEFVYELNFGGVKPVKDVVMVIDDSGSMMQSDPGNSRYKAAESLVQRMDEDNMVAVVTFSQDATVVQPLIPLSSSANREQVTSVINSLQTTDGGTNISGALTEAMGVINSDNQSGRGAMVILLSDGFSQFDTSKELTEYVNRGIAVNTIGLALDDPSGSALLQDIATTTGGQYYDVTNADLLGDVFQQIYDRLGDRTLLTVRSDYTADSPYYAGVRILALLLVGTALGIGLGIVFDNRHLARSFGVGGAVSGLFAGLILEFGLDGHAFGDAMTRLLALLVLAAIIALFTFVIPFGEGRLSRKRGRSADTAAPSSAGFPSPRRNRGSKGF from the coding sequence ATGCAGCGTAAAATCAATCTGCTTTTGCTTCTCTTCAGCCTTCTCGGCGGCGGAGCGGCCTTTGTGCTAGGCGAGCTGCTGCTGGACCAAAGGCCGTACGATTTGCCGTCGATTGTGCTGGTCGGCATCTATTTTGCCATAGTGGCACTTGGGGTCGGCCTGGGCTGCCTGCTTGCGGAGATGATCTCGCCAAAACTGAATGGCTTGTCGTGGAAGCAGCGGTATCTGGGATTCTCGTGGAAGATGCTGCCTTTGACGCTGGTGCTGCTGTTCGCGGTTGGCTCCGTAATGGAGTTCGTGTATGAGCTGAACTTCGGCGGCGTGAAGCCGGTCAAAGATGTGGTCATGGTCATTGATGACTCCGGCAGCATGATGCAGAGCGATCCGGGCAACAGCCGCTATAAGGCAGCCGAATCACTGGTGCAGCGCATGGATGAAGACAACATGGTGGCTGTAGTTACGTTCAGTCAGGACGCCACGGTGGTTCAACCGCTGATCCCGCTGTCCAGCTCAGCCAACCGTGAGCAGGTGACGTCAGTTATTAACAGTCTGCAGACCACGGATGGCGGTACAAATATTAGCGGCGCGCTCACAGAAGCCATGGGCGTAATTAACAGTGACAATCAGTCAGGGCGGGGAGCTATGGTAATCCTGCTGTCCGACGGCTTCAGCCAGTTTGACACCTCAAAAGAACTTACGGAGTACGTAAACCGGGGGATTGCCGTAAATACGATTGGCCTGGCGCTGGATGATCCGTCGGGATCAGCGTTGCTTCAGGATATTGCCACCACAACCGGCGGGCAGTATTATGATGTGACCAATGCAGATCTTCTCGGGGATGTGTTCCAGCAAATCTATGACCGGCTGGGCGACCGGACGCTGCTGACTGTGCGCAGTGATTACACGGCGGACAGCCCGTATTATGCCGGGGTACGGATTTTGGCGCTGCTGCTTGTGGGTACGGCTCTCGGGATCGGACTTGGCATTGTGTTTGACAACCGCCATTTGGCGCGGAGCTTTGGCGTCGGCGGTGCGGTTTCCGGTTTGTTCGCCGGACTGATTCTGGAGTTTGGCCTGGACGGCCATGCCTTCGGCGATGCTATGACCCGTTTGCTGGCTCTGCTTGTTCTGGCAGCAATCATTGCATTGTTCACGTTTGTGATCCCTTTTGGAGAAGGGCGGCTTTCCCGCAAAAGAGGACGAAGCGCCGATACGGCTGCTCCATCGTCGGCAGGCTTCCCGTCTCCGCGCAGAAACCGGGGCAGCAAAGGATTCTGA